The following is a genomic window from Branchiostoma lanceolatum isolate klBraLanc5 chromosome 10, klBraLanc5.hap2, whole genome shotgun sequence.
AGCGGACGGAGATCACGTCGTCTACGTCACAGATCTTAAAGAAAAAGTGGTGAGAAAATTTTCTCACAGCGGTGTGTATTGTGGCGTCTTCTCCGACCAAATGTTGCGGAGTCCAAGCAACATCGCCGTGGATCCCCTAAACGGCGCGGTTATTGTCACGGACAGAGAGAGTCGCCAAGTCGCCCTCTGTAAACCGGACGGGGGTCTTATAAGACGTTTCACCGTTCCAGGTGTGCCAAGAGGAGTCACCGTCAGTCCTAAGACTCACAACATTCTTGTCACCGTCGAAGGAGTCTCCCAACCGGCTGTGTACACCCCAGAAGGACAAGCGATAGGAGAAAGTCAAGAACACGAAAACGACGTCTTAGACCACAAGGCGGCAGATCTAGGTGACTTGTGTGTTGATGAGGAAGGGAACATTATCGTTGCCGACCGGAGAAACTCTAGGATCCTGCTGTTCGACCCTCAGAGACAGTTTGTCGGGACTTTGTTGTCCAGGAAAGACGGACTGCGTGACCCTTGTGGGGTGGACCTACTGTGTGATGGTGTGGTCGTTTCTGATTTGGAACAACATTGTCTGTTTTATGTACGCCCAGGAGTCGCAAATACATCAATAACTAAACCATCTCAGTGACCCATCCTACGGTTTTGAAATGATACATCATAATTGTAGTTATCTTGTCGGTGCACAAATTTGCTACTTCATGTTATTGCGATCACTGGCGTTACAATTATACTTGGTTGCGTAATTGCGGACACAACGTTAAGACGTTTGGTTGTGGTACTGGCAGGGGAAGAGGAGAAAAAATGCTGGAAAGAAAAATGTATGAATATGAACAGACGTAATACAAATTGTGTCATTAAAATACATTTGGTGGTAACCGACATTTTACAGCATTCTGTCTTTCACTCAAATAGTTGAATTGTGGATAGCATGCCTTCTTCTCCAGTGGTACGTTATCATGGGAATAGACAAAGGTTGAAAAAGGAACACTTTGACCTCTTCAGATGCAGAAATTAGAAACTCTGTCGCTTTTTTGTTTCTAGCCAGTAACATTGATGTAGAGCACCCTTTCAAAACCGGCGTTCCCGAAGAACtattatcatataggtagataTCGTTGActaatcagaaggctccatctgcgggtctgtaatcttcatacagacccgaaaagcaggtctgtaaacttcgtatggaCCCGCGGGTCTGTAACCTTCGTACGGACCCGGTGTTCGGACGttaagacaaatactacacaaatcaaatacaacacaaagtactactaactactatatAGACAATGGCTATATTATAATAACGTTAATggcccgctttccttcggtctatacggtgtgataagacatggtcgttcctataaccacctcataaagtataggaacgaccatgccttatcacaccgtatagaccgaaggaaagcgggtcattaaccctatattattGCATTAAGTAGGTCACGTttccaaaaaacaacaaacgaCGCATGTTATGCGGTACAGGCAAGGTTAGTTGCGTTTATTTGCTGAGGATAACAGACAGGCGCTAGGAAAGCAAATAGTGTTAAAACTGGTGTAAAAACTGTTGATTATATCTGAAagtctacatttttttcttttgcgtCAAGCACCATATTGTCCACGTTAATTAAGCACCATTTTAATGATATAGATAAAAGCACAAATACAACAGTATGCTAGCCAATAACAGCGCAAATATGGCCAGGTACCAAATCCCACAAGTAAGGGAAAACAAGCCTATCCATTAGTAATTACATAGTGCGTGCTTTAAAAACGACCTGACCAATCAAATCTCACCATTTCTCTCTCCTGCTCTCTTTATTTAACTGGAATCATACGATTCCAACTACATCTGCCatatatg
Proteins encoded in this region:
- the LOC136443582 gene encoding tripartite motif-containing protein 3-like — translated: MEQGRAQNESAELGGNGHDFRPCQSVNFTVHRVGKQGTKLQELDTPRGLACSDTSCFVVDSGNKRIKVYGRRGVMSGLFSSCQTFSVSNSYWDFPTSWSPQDVAVDSSSADGDHVVYVTDLKEKVVRKFSHSGVYCGVFSDQMLRSPSNIAVDPLNGAVIVTDRESRQVALCKPDGGLIRRFTVPGVPRGVTVSPKTHNILVTVEGVSQPAVYTPEGQAIGESQEHENDVLDHKAADLGDLCVDEEGNIIVADRRNSRILLFDPQRQFVGTLLSRKDGLRDPCGVDLLCDGVVVSDLEQHCLFYVRPGVANTSITKPSQ